One window of the Puntigrus tetrazona isolate hp1 chromosome 13, ASM1883169v1, whole genome shotgun sequence genome contains the following:
- the nat8 gene encoding LOW QUALITY PROTEIN: probable N-acetyltransferase CML1 (The sequence of the model RefSeq protein was modified relative to this genomic sequence to represent the inferred CDS: deleted 2 bases in 1 codon), which yields MAEVEIRRYREEDHEEVKDVFTLGMSEHIPSSCMHVLKQPLAQMFLGCVFCALLTSSMSILLPVLAVTLLLAAGRQSVTYMFTKYIQTCLEQDLNHIQQTYLDPPNACFWVAESQGRVVGTVACLPSGKDQNFLELKRMSVKKTHRGQGIAKALCNTVSDFARERGFLGVLLYTSVVQTDAQKLYEHMGYQKVSEFNAPDAIAKLTNFTLIEYQLFLKQHQN from the exons ATGGCTGAGGTGGAGATCCGTCGCTACCGGGAGGAAGATCACGAAGAAGTGAAGGATGTTTTTACTCTCGGGATGAGCGAGCACATCCCGTCTTCCTGCATGCACGTCCTCAAACAGCCCCTGGCGCAGATGTTTCTGGGATGTGTGTTTTGCGCTTTGCTGACCAGCTCAATGTCGATCTTGTTACCCGTACTAGCAGTCACGCTGCTGTTGGCCGCGGGCAGGCAGAGCGTGACTTACATGTTCACCAAGTACATCCAGACCTGCCTTGAGCAAGATCTCAACCACATCCAGCAGACTTACCTGGATCCACCTAACGCCTGCTTCTGGGTGGCCGAGAGCCAGGGTCGTGTTGTGGGAACAGTGGCCTGCTTGCCTTCCGGGAAAGACCAGAACTTCCTGGAACTGAAGCGGATGTCGGTTAAAAAGACGCACCGCGGACAAGGCATCGCTAAAGCGCTCTGCAACACAGTGTCCGACTTCGCCCGCGAGCGAGGTTTCTTAGGAGTGCTCCTTTACACGTCAGTGGTCCAGACAGACGCT CAGAAGCTCTACGAGCACATGGGCTACCAGAAGGTCAGCGAATTTAATGCTCCGGACGCCATCGCCAAGCTGACTAATTTCACATTGATCGAGTACCAGCTCTTCCTCAAACAGCATCAGAACTGA